A genomic window from Lotus japonicus ecotype B-129 chromosome 1, LjGifu_v1.2 includes:
- the LOC130728792 gene encoding uncharacterized protein LOC130728792 gives MKNRKRSHASSEDVGATEDRHRRLHASSRRGDHAATSQAVEASALVVSPPSPMIEVPLVDYPPSPTVEIPTVVSPPSPMVESSGEESSGEESSGEESSGEESSGEESSGEASSGMGGSDEDSIPPPTVDADVLPPEQGEQGAQGGEEDLIQRLPPFPGGPVELSLLTHYADHKAPWAWHALLRTDERYVDRHS, from the coding sequence atgaagaacagaaagaggtctcatgcttctagtgaggatgtcggggctactgaggatagacaccggcggttacatgcttctagccggcgcggcgatcatgctgcaacctctcaggcggtggaggcttcagctctagttgtttctccgccgtctcccatgattgaggttcctctggttgattatccgccgtctcccacggttgagatacctacagttgtttctccgccctctcccatggttgagtcatcaggcgaggagtcctcaggcgaggagtcctcaggcgaggagtcttccggcgaggagtcttccggcgaggagtcatcaggcgaggcctcatccggcatgggaggatctgacgaggatagtattcctccgcctactgttgatgctgatgtcctgccgccagagcagggggagcagggggcacagggtggcgaggaggacctgatccagaggttgccgccgtttccgggggggcctgttgagctatcgctcctcacccattatgctgatcacaaggctccctgggcgtggcatgcactcctacgcacagacgagcggtatgtggaccgtcacagttga
- the LOC130728790 gene encoding glucose-6-phosphate 1-dehydrogenase 2, chloroplastic, giving the protein MATLYSTHCPSFLSSSSSSSSSSSSSSSPSNPAYLHCINLSKRFLAAKVSLKSQTPLHQISVLTQQQEGGVAATVTPSENDASHQRLKAELLSVTSSELEESQGEAIFEKGENESSVSITVVGASGDLAKKKIFPALFALYYEGCLPKHFTICGYARSKMTDAELRNMVSKTLTCRIDKRENCSEKMEQFLERCFYHSGQYDSEDNFAALDKKLKEHEGGRTSNRLFYLSIPPNIFIDAVKCASLSASSGNGWTRVIVEKPFGRDSESSAALTKSLKQYLTEDQIFRIDHYLGKELVENLSVLRFSNLIFEPLWSRQYIRNVQFIFSEDFGTEGRGGYFDNYGIIRDIMQNHLLQILALFAMETPVSLDAEDIRNEKVKVLRSMRPLRLEDMIIGQYKSHTRGGVTYPAYTDDKTVPKGSLTPTFAAAALFIDNARWDGVPFLMKAGKALHTKRAEIRVQFRHVPGNVYNRNFGTDLDRATNELVIRVQPDEAIYLKINNKVPGLEMRLDRSNLNLHYAARYAKEIPDAYERLLLDAIEGERRLFIRSDELDAAWSLFTPLLNELEEKKVIPEYYPYGSRGPVGAHYLAARYNVRWGDLGIDVEQ; this is encoded by the exons ATGGCGACCCTTTATTCAACGCATTGCCCTTCAtttctatcatcatcatcatcttcttcttcttcttcttcttcttcttcttcgccaTCCAATCCTGCTTATCTTCATTGCATTAACTTATCCAAGCGATTTCTTGCCGCCAAGGTTTCTCTGAAATCGCAAACCCCTTTGCATCAGATTTCAGTCCTTACCCAGCAACAGGAAG GTGGAGTAGCTGCCACTGTAACCCCTAGTGAAAATGATGCTAGTCACCAGCGATTGAAAGCTGAATTATTGTCAGTTACATCATCTGAGTTGGAGGAGTCTCAAGGTGAAGCCATTTTTGAAAAGGGTGAAAATGAGTCCTCTGTTAGTATTACTGTTGTTGGAGCTTCTGGAGACCTTGCCAAGAAGAAGATTTTTCCGGCACTCTTTGCACTTTACTATGAGGGTTGTCTCCCTAAG CACTTCACCATCTGTGGTTATGCCCGAAGTAAGATGACTGACGCAGAACTGAGAAATATGGTTAGCAAGACCCTCACTTGTAGAATTGATAAGAG AGAGAACTGCAGTGAAAAGATGGAGCAATTTCTTGAAAGATGTTTCTACCATTCTGGTCAATATGATTCTGAGGATAACTTTGCAGCTTTAGACAAGAAGCTGAAGGAACATGAG GGTGGGAGAACATCTAATCGTCTGTTTTATCTTTCAATTCCTCCTAATATATTCATTGATGCTGTAAAATGTGCAAGCTTGTCAGCTTCTTCTGGTAATGGTTGGACCAGGGTCATTGTTGAAAAACCTTTTGGTCGAGATTCTGAATCCTCAGCCGCGTTAACAAAATCACTCAAGCAATATCTGACTGAGGATCAAATTTTCAG GATTGACCACTATCTTGGGAAAGAGCTTGTGGAAAATCTTTCTGTTCTACGATTCTCAAATCTCATTTTTGAACCATTATGGTCGAGGCAGTATATAAGAAATGTACAGTTCATATTCTCAGAAGATTTTGGCACTGAAGGACGTGGCGG GTACTTTGACAACTATGGCATAATTAGAGACATTATGCAGAATCATTTACTTCAAATACTAGCCCTCTTTGCAATGGAAACCCCTGTTAGTTTGGATGCAGAGGATATTAGAAATGAAAAG GTCAAGGTTCTTCGTTCCATGAGACCGCTGCGGCTCGAGGATATGATTATTGGGCAGTATAAAAGCCACACAAGAGGAGGTGTTACATATCCTGCCTACACTGATGACAAAACTGTGCCAAAGGGCAGCTTAACCCCAACATTTGCTGCAGCTGCACTCTTCATAGATAATGCACGATGGGATGGGGTGCCTTTTCTCATGAAGGCTGGAAAAGCATTACACACCAAGAG AGCTGAGATACGGGTCCAGTTCAGACATGTTCCTGGCAATGTCTACAATCGAAACTTCGGGACAGATCTTGATCGAGCTACAAATGAACTTGTTATAAGAGTTCAGCCTGATGAGGCTATTTATTTGAAGATCAACAATAAAGTGCCGGGTCTAGAAATGAGGTTGGATCGCAGTAATCTGAATCTTCACTATGCAGCAAG ATACGCGAAGGAGATTCCAGACGCTTACGAGAGGCTACTTCTGGACGCGATTGAAGGGGAAAGAAGACTCTTCATTCGCAGTGATGAACTTGATGCTGCTTGGTCACTCTTCACGCCTCTACTGAATGAGTTAGAAGAGAAAAAAGTGATTCCAGAGTACTATCCTTATGGTAGTCGGGGTCCTGTCGGTGCTCACTATCTTGCAGCAAGATACAACGTGCGATGGGGTGACCTTGGTATAGACGTAGAACAAtag